The following are encoded together in the Planococcus antarcticus DSM 14505 genome:
- a CDS encoding putative polysaccharide biosynthesis protein — protein MNNEGTMKSFMKGAVLLTIAGFIVKLLSAVYRVPFQNLVGDQGFYIYQQVYPFVAIFGIWTSYGFAVAISKLLADTGKQSHGAILRIAVTYVAVISIIVFVLLFFGAELLAGWMGDLQLSQLLKVGAFSVLLMAPLAVLKGYFQSRNDMAPVAYAQVVEQGLRVAVILIGAWIVVSSGFSLYAAGQMAMLGAVAGGLGAAILLLLYFRNHSASLKQPTTTVGAWSIVKEMTAISISVSMSSLILVLFQLVDSFTVFRLLEESGMGRLVAMEQKGIYDRGQPLVQFGILIATSLTLAIVPLVARTSKKNSGRPAEMYARLAFRVSFLFAFAAAVGLTFVMPYVNETLFQTREQSFALIIFSWQIVWMSLLLIMTAMLHGLGKVRVPALLLVSGLVVKIIGNWLLLPIWGVSGAAIAGNIGLMIVVIGLLFYFKKVWPLTFAPLSYYGWLFGAAMAMSAVVLGWSILADNYLFNNLSSRFGALLTTATTIPLGALVFMALIGKSRIITEKEWYIIPFGRKLAGLQLAINSKKKGEMR, from the coding sequence GTGAACAATGAAGGCACGATGAAATCATTTATGAAAGGCGCGGTCTTGCTGACGATTGCAGGGTTTATCGTCAAGCTGCTGAGCGCGGTCTACCGTGTACCTTTCCAGAATCTTGTGGGAGATCAGGGATTCTACATTTACCAGCAGGTCTATCCTTTTGTTGCTATTTTTGGCATTTGGACTTCTTACGGCTTTGCAGTAGCCATTTCCAAATTACTGGCAGATACAGGCAAGCAGTCACACGGAGCGATTCTGCGCATCGCGGTCACCTATGTGGCAGTCATTTCCATTATCGTATTCGTCTTGTTGTTTTTCGGTGCTGAACTACTAGCGGGCTGGATGGGCGATTTGCAATTGAGTCAATTACTGAAAGTTGGTGCGTTTTCGGTGCTATTGATGGCACCGCTCGCAGTTCTGAAGGGTTATTTTCAGTCGCGTAATGACATGGCGCCTGTTGCCTATGCCCAAGTGGTGGAACAAGGATTGCGCGTGGCGGTCATTTTAATTGGCGCTTGGATTGTCGTCTCGAGTGGTTTTTCATTATATGCAGCGGGACAAATGGCGATGCTCGGTGCTGTCGCTGGTGGACTAGGGGCAGCCATTTTACTGTTGCTTTATTTCCGTAATCATTCAGCATCCCTAAAGCAGCCTACTACAACGGTCGGTGCCTGGTCCATCGTCAAGGAAATGACCGCAATCAGCATAAGCGTCAGCATGAGTTCTTTGATTTTAGTACTGTTTCAGCTAGTAGATTCGTTTACAGTGTTTCGTTTGCTTGAGGAAAGTGGTATGGGACGGCTTGTTGCGATGGAACAAAAAGGGATTTACGACCGCGGTCAGCCGTTGGTGCAATTTGGTATTTTAATTGCCACTTCGCTGACTCTGGCAATTGTTCCACTAGTGGCGAGGACCTCCAAGAAAAACAGTGGCCGCCCAGCTGAAATGTATGCCCGTTTGGCGTTCCGTGTATCCTTTTTGTTTGCATTTGCCGCTGCTGTTGGGCTGACGTTCGTTATGCCTTATGTCAATGAAACACTATTCCAAACGCGCGAACAGTCTTTTGCGTTAATTATTTTCAGTTGGCAAATCGTCTGGATGTCGCTTTTATTAATTATGACGGCGATGCTTCACGGACTCGGTAAGGTCAGAGTTCCGGCTTTACTACTGGTGTCGGGCTTAGTTGTGAAAATAATCGGCAATTGGCTGTTGCTACCTATATGGGGTGTTTCTGGAGCGGCTATTGCTGGAAATATCGGCTTAATGATTGTTGTAATTGGCTTATTATTTTATTTTAAAAAAGTATGGCCATTAACGTTTGCGCCCTTATCCTATTATGGCTGGCTTTTCGGAGCTGCTATGGCAATGTCAGCGGTAGTACTCGGCTGGTCGATTTTAGCTGACAACTATTTGTTTAATAACTTGTCTAGTCGTTTCGGTGCTTTATTAACAACGGCTACAACCATTCCGCTCGGCGCTTTGGTATTTATGGCATTAATCGGTAAAAGTCGGATTATCACGGAAAAGGAATGGTATATCATTCCTTTTGGCCGCAAGCTAGCAGGACTACAATTAGCAATAAATTCAAAGAAAAAAGGTGAAATGCGATGA
- the yabN gene encoding bifunctional methyltransferase/pyrophosphohydrolase YabN, whose protein sequence is MNTIHIIGLGAGDLDQLPLGVYKKLKAAVNLYVRTEDHPVLTELVEEGVTFTSFDTVYEKHDSFSPVYAEIAETLIDLSKKESVIYAVPGHPLVAEQTVQNLIGAEKQGRCQLAIEGGHSFLDSLFGALRIDPIEGFQLMDGTEMTSDHVNMTQHLLIAQVYDSFSASEVKLTLMEKYPDDYPVTVVTAAGSKDEVLCTVPLHELDRVAEVTNLTTVYVPPAAEQTQRLKEWQTFRSIVAKLRSPEGCPWDREQTHESLSAFLIEEAHELLQAIQEGDDKSITNELGDVLLQVFLHAQIGQDNGYFQLEDVLEAVSAKMIRRHPHVFGDVSVEDSEQVVANWQEIKAQEKPVQDSLLEDQERFSSSLTTSFNYQKKAAKFGFSWPDAASAWDKFHEELQEFQQEVAKGSKASQLDELGDLLFTVVNLARFFDLSPEQAMMQANQKFQTRFNYVEQQVKQGTGNFSDYTLEQLDEFWNQAKLLARKED, encoded by the coding sequence ATGAATACGATTCACATTATTGGCCTCGGTGCTGGAGATTTAGACCAATTGCCACTCGGTGTTTATAAAAAATTAAAAGCTGCAGTTAACTTATACGTGCGAACCGAGGACCATCCCGTACTGACAGAACTTGTCGAAGAAGGGGTGACATTCACAAGTTTCGACACAGTGTATGAAAAACACGATAGCTTTAGTCCAGTATATGCAGAAATTGCAGAAACGTTGATTGACTTGTCCAAGAAAGAATCGGTAATTTATGCAGTGCCAGGTCACCCATTAGTGGCAGAGCAGACAGTCCAAAACTTGATTGGTGCAGAAAAGCAGGGACGTTGCCAATTAGCCATTGAAGGCGGACATAGTTTCCTAGATTCCTTGTTCGGTGCGCTCCGCATTGACCCAATTGAAGGTTTTCAATTGATGGATGGCACCGAAATGACTAGCGATCACGTAAACATGACGCAGCATTTATTAATTGCACAAGTTTATGACAGCTTTAGTGCCTCTGAAGTTAAATTAACGCTGATGGAAAAATATCCAGACGATTATCCGGTGACCGTCGTGACGGCTGCTGGTTCTAAAGACGAAGTGTTGTGTACAGTACCGCTTCATGAACTAGACCGCGTAGCAGAAGTTACTAATTTGACGACCGTTTACGTGCCGCCAGCTGCAGAACAAACGCAGCGCTTAAAAGAATGGCAAACGTTCCGTAGTATTGTTGCGAAGCTGAGAAGCCCTGAAGGCTGTCCGTGGGACCGCGAGCAAACGCATGAATCATTAAGCGCTTTTTTGATTGAAGAGGCACACGAGCTGCTTCAAGCGATTCAAGAAGGTGACGATAAATCAATTACCAATGAATTGGGAGATGTTCTGTTGCAAGTGTTCTTGCATGCCCAAATCGGTCAAGACAACGGCTATTTTCAGTTAGAAGATGTGCTTGAAGCAGTTAGTGCGAAAATGATTCGACGTCATCCGCATGTTTTTGGCGACGTTTCGGTTGAAGATTCCGAGCAAGTCGTTGCCAATTGGCAAGAAATTAAAGCCCAGGAAAAACCGGTACAAGATTCTTTATTAGAAGACCAAGAACGTTTTAGTTCTTCCTTAACGACATCATTTAATTATCAAAAGAAAGCGGCAAAATTCGGATTTAGCTGGCCAGACGCAGCATCCGCTTGGGATAAATTCCACGAAGAATTGCAGGAGTTTCAGCAAGAAGTGGCGAAAGGTTCCAAAGCTAGCCAATTAGACGAACTTGGCGATTTATTGTTCACGGTAGTGAATCTTGCGCGGTTCTTCGATTTGTCACCAGAGCAAGCGATGATGCAAGCTAACCAGAAATTCCAAACACGTTTTAATTATGTAGAACAGCAAGTCAAGCAGGGAACCGGAAACTTCAGTGATTATACATTAGAGCAACTGGACGAATTCTGGAACCAAGCCAAGCTATTGGCAAGAAAGGAAGACTAA
- a CDS encoding RNA-binding S4 domain-containing protein — MRLDKFLKVSRLIKRRTLAKQVADQGRITVNGNKAKASSVIKENDELQIRFGQKVVTVRIDRLKEVAKKEEAATMYTILKEEKLEKVEPEFIDDEA; from the coding sequence ATGCGACTCGATAAATTTTTGAAAGTATCCCGGTTGATCAAACGCCGTACTTTAGCAAAGCAAGTAGCTGACCAAGGCCGCATCACAGTAAATGGCAATAAAGCGAAAGCCAGCTCAGTCATTAAAGAAAACGATGAGCTACAAATCCGTTTTGGCCAAAAAGTCGTCACGGTACGTATCGATAGGCTGAAAGAAGTAGCGAAAAAAGAAGAAGCTGCTACTATGTACACCATCTTAAAAGAAGAAAAGCTAGAAAAGGTCGAACCTGAATTTATTGATGACGAAGCGTAA
- a CDS encoding D-alanyl-D-alanine carboxypeptidase family protein has translation MIRLPKISMGKKLGLSAGALLLAASLMPQQGTAPIGMSQARAASSFQDVTTFKEEVDFLTGLGIIKGFPDGSFKPAASITRLDAVRMILREMKPKETAAPDPGFADLKSGSYGYKEVSKAVELGFIEGKESQKGIKYFDPEGALTRAEMAKILTEAYHLTANKGIVFTDVSSAYWANAYISRLATAGITNGFPGGAFKPKDSLQRQHFAGFMARLLAPAQFFVTTAQPGKTVIYTTIDQLNMRSKAGVSHPIVASIPKGATVKYLGKDGNWYKVEYGAKVGWVNAAYLISKEPAGNTTSYPAPPTGTPGTYMSGVLIVNKQYSLPASYNPGVSMLAQKAVNAMTAEAKKQGVQLTAFSTFRSYNRQKELYTSYVSKHGAAQANRFSAKPGHSEHQMGLAFDFGGSDQSKWLKELFAATKEGKWLAANAHNYGFILRYPKGKENITGYMHEPWHFRYLGSDLSGQVKKSGKTLEEYLDK, from the coding sequence ATGATAAGATTGCCAAAAATTTCAATGGGCAAGAAACTTGGATTATCAGCCGGAGCGCTATTGCTAGCTGCTTCGCTGATGCCCCAGCAAGGAACTGCACCAATCGGCATGAGCCAAGCTCGCGCTGCAAGTTCTTTTCAAGATGTCACCACTTTCAAAGAAGAAGTCGATTTTCTGACAGGGCTAGGCATCATCAAAGGCTTTCCGGACGGTAGTTTCAAACCGGCAGCCAGCATCACACGACTGGATGCAGTGCGGATGATTCTGCGTGAAATGAAACCCAAAGAAACAGCTGCTCCGGATCCCGGCTTTGCTGACCTAAAATCTGGCAGTTATGGATATAAAGAAGTCTCCAAAGCGGTGGAACTTGGATTTATTGAAGGAAAAGAATCACAGAAAGGCATAAAGTACTTTGATCCCGAAGGTGCCTTGACCCGCGCGGAAATGGCTAAAATTTTGACCGAAGCGTACCATTTAACAGCTAATAAAGGCATTGTCTTCACAGATGTCAGTTCGGCTTATTGGGCGAATGCATACATAAGCCGGTTGGCGACAGCTGGCATAACCAATGGTTTTCCAGGCGGGGCATTCAAGCCGAAGGATTCTTTGCAACGTCAGCATTTTGCAGGTTTCATGGCAAGACTTTTAGCGCCCGCTCAGTTTTTTGTTACCACGGCACAGCCTGGAAAAACTGTCATCTACACGACAATCGATCAATTGAATATGCGCTCGAAGGCGGGTGTCAGCCATCCGATTGTTGCCTCGATTCCCAAAGGGGCAACGGTCAAGTATCTTGGCAAAGATGGCAATTGGTATAAAGTGGAGTACGGCGCAAAAGTCGGCTGGGTAAATGCAGCGTATCTAATAAGCAAAGAACCTGCAGGAAATACTACATCTTATCCTGCACCTCCAACCGGGACACCGGGAACCTATATGTCAGGTGTGTTGATCGTCAATAAACAATATAGCCTTCCAGCGAGCTACAATCCTGGAGTCAGCATGCTGGCCCAAAAAGCGGTTAATGCTATGACCGCAGAGGCGAAAAAACAGGGAGTCCAGTTGACGGCTTTCAGTACTTTTCGTTCCTATAACCGCCAAAAAGAGTTGTACACCAGCTACGTCAGCAAACACGGTGCAGCGCAAGCCAATCGATTCAGCGCAAAACCAGGCCATAGTGAACATCAGATGGGATTGGCATTCGATTTTGGGGGAAGCGATCAGTCTAAATGGCTGAAGGAATTGTTTGCAGCGACGAAAGAAGGAAAGTGGCTCGCAGCCAATGCCCATAACTACGGGTTTATTCTCCGCTATCCCAAAGGCAAGGAAAACATTACAGGCTATATGCACGAACCTTGGCATTTCCGCTACCTCGGCTCTGATTTGTCCGGACAAGTGAAAAAAAGCGGCAAGACCTTAGAGGAATATTTAGACAAGTAA
- the argF gene encoding ornithine carbamoyltransferase, with protein MTMAIPFAPSIIQEDFLSLKDYSTDEILDLLNLAIELKKPQNKYLPLLKGKVLGMIFEKASTRTRVSFEAGMLQLGGNAMFLSSQDTQVGRGETIADTGRVLSGYLDGLMIRTFHQSTVQELADFSSIPVINGLTDDYHPCQVMADLMTILEHFGTLKGKKLAYIGDGNNVANSLMIGAAKVGMDISIASPAAYAPTPEMVTLAKDIAQYTGSVIDITESPEQAVADSDAIYTDVWASMGQEQETIERFEHFQGFQVNDELVKHAKADHIFMHCLPAHREEEVTTGILEGPHSVIFQQSENRLHAQKAVLIALMADK; from the coding sequence ATGACAATGGCGATCCCGTTTGCCCCATCAATTATCCAGGAAGATTTCCTGTCCCTTAAAGATTACAGCACAGATGAAATCTTAGATTTGCTGAATCTCGCAATCGAATTAAAAAAACCGCAGAACAAGTATTTGCCGCTCTTAAAAGGCAAAGTGCTGGGGATGATTTTCGAAAAAGCCTCTACTCGTACCCGTGTTTCATTTGAAGCTGGAATGCTTCAACTTGGCGGTAACGCTATGTTCCTAAGCTCACAAGACACACAAGTTGGGCGCGGAGAAACCATTGCCGACACTGGACGCGTTTTGTCAGGTTACTTGGACGGGCTGATGATCCGCACGTTTCATCAATCTACCGTTCAAGAATTAGCGGACTTTAGTTCGATTCCCGTTATTAATGGATTAACCGATGATTATCACCCGTGCCAAGTGATGGCAGATTTGATGACTATACTTGAGCATTTTGGCACATTAAAAGGCAAAAAGTTGGCTTATATCGGAGATGGAAATAATGTGGCCAATTCCTTGATGATTGGTGCCGCTAAAGTGGGGATGGATATTAGCATCGCTTCACCTGCTGCTTATGCACCCACTCCAGAAATGGTCACTTTAGCAAAAGATATCGCACAATACACCGGATCGGTCATCGACATCACTGAAAGTCCCGAACAAGCAGTTGCCGACAGTGACGCCATTTATACGGATGTCTGGGCCAGTATGGGACAGGAGCAGGAAACCATTGAACGCTTCGAACATTTTCAGGGCTTTCAAGTGAACGACGAGCTCGTCAAACATGCCAAAGCAGATCATATCTTCATGCATTGTTTGCCCGCTCACCGTGAAGAAGAAGTGACAACTGGTATTTTAGAAGGACCGCATTCGGTCATTTTTCAGCAATCCGAAAATCGTTTGCATGCACAAAAAGCCGTGCTTATTGCACTGATGGCTGACAAATAA
- a CDS encoding carbamoyl phosphate synthase large subunit, with protein MPKHDQIKKVLVIGSGAIVIGQAAEFDYSGTQACVALKEEGIHVVLINNNPATIMTDKSVSDQVYFEPMTLESVTAIIKKERPDGLLATVGGQTGLNLAMALSDSGILSQYSVTLLGTDMKAIKQAEDREQFRSLMDQLSEPVPVSDIIYSIEGALEFATSAGYPLIVRPAYTLGGFGGGIAPDEKTYIKLVMQGLSASPIKQCLVEISIAGYKEIEYEVMRDADGTCITICNMENLDPVGVHTGDSIVVAPSQTLNDKDFHMLRSASIHIIEALGIIGACNVQFALHPETSAYYLIEVNPRVSRSSALASKATGYPIAKIAAKLAIGYKLAELKNPVTGTTFASFEPALDYVAVKIPRWPFDQFSQAERKLGTQMKATGEVMAIERRMEAALQKAIRSLELPINGFRLAALSNFSTENLCQLASEADDRRLFVLFELLIRGKSIEFLHGITGITAYFLSTMANIVAEWQELQQLDWNNMTRPRLLQAKTLGFGDQQLADLWNVSCPEIWGQRRLWQVTPAYRMIDTCAAEFRSDTNYFYSTWQGCSDVTRPHHKKKVAVVGSGPIRIGQGIEFDYCCVHSVMAAQKLGYEAIMINNNPETVSTDYEVADALYFEPLTPEDILNVLDFEGINQVILQFGGQTSLNVAAALEEAGITVLGSTVDLLDQMEDRDRFYAFLKSIGLPTIPGKTAFEASAVIPAARSLGFPVLLRPSYVIGGRGMIVLHNKTELSEWLQQTTMEFPILVDHFVTGREIEADILTDGENVWVSAIFEHVEGTGVHSGDSIAITPPISLSDTALQKLSDTATHVARNMDYTGLFNIQFVYEGEQLFVMEINPRASRTAPISSKVTDVPLVQHATALLLGVPFEELNIEESYNGQPEYTVKAPVFSHIKLPGLSPVLSPEMMSTGEVIGSSPDFDTALAKALSGASVQLADLASGGTAFVAEQSIDQVDSAVWQALGFSIITENLMSFEEWLKTDTKKAYIDFAPDPESTNAKQAAIHRLHVWTRPETAAAFNGTYSSISPLSKGVLAK; from the coding sequence ATGCCTAAGCACGATCAAATAAAGAAAGTACTAGTCATCGGATCAGGAGCCATCGTCATCGGACAGGCGGCAGAATTCGACTATTCTGGCACGCAGGCATGTGTAGCATTAAAAGAAGAAGGCATTCATGTAGTGTTAATCAATAATAACCCGGCTACCATCATGACCGATAAATCCGTTTCCGATCAGGTGTACTTCGAACCGATGACTTTGGAAAGCGTCACCGCCATCATCAAAAAAGAACGTCCGGATGGCTTGCTCGCAACGGTCGGCGGGCAAACCGGCTTGAATTTGGCAATGGCTTTATCCGATTCCGGCATCTTGTCGCAATATAGCGTTACATTGCTTGGCACCGATATGAAAGCAATCAAGCAGGCCGAAGACCGCGAGCAATTCCGGTCGCTGATGGACCAGTTGAGCGAACCTGTTCCTGTCAGCGACATCATTTATTCGATTGAAGGAGCCCTGGAGTTTGCCACTTCAGCCGGCTATCCACTCATCGTGCGCCCTGCCTATACGCTTGGTGGCTTTGGCGGCGGAATTGCCCCTGATGAAAAGACTTACATTAAGTTGGTGATGCAAGGATTAAGCGCCAGCCCCATCAAGCAATGCCTGGTGGAAATCAGCATTGCCGGCTACAAGGAGATCGAATACGAAGTGATGCGAGACGCAGATGGCACGTGTATCACTATTTGCAATATGGAAAACCTGGATCCAGTCGGCGTACATACCGGCGATTCGATCGTTGTGGCGCCCAGCCAGACTTTGAATGATAAAGATTTCCACATGCTGCGCAGCGCTTCCATCCACATTATCGAAGCACTTGGTATTATCGGCGCATGCAATGTCCAGTTTGCGCTGCATCCGGAAACATCTGCTTATTATTTGATCGAAGTCAATCCGCGCGTCAGCCGTTCTTCGGCACTGGCTTCAAAAGCAACCGGTTACCCAATCGCTAAGATCGCTGCGAAATTGGCGATCGGCTATAAATTAGCCGAATTGAAAAACCCGGTGACTGGCACCACGTTCGCTAGCTTTGAACCAGCGCTGGATTACGTAGCTGTCAAAATTCCACGCTGGCCATTCGACCAGTTTTCACAAGCGGAACGCAAATTAGGTACACAAATGAAAGCGACTGGTGAAGTCATGGCCATCGAACGGCGCATGGAAGCCGCGTTGCAAAAAGCGATTCGTTCACTTGAATTGCCGATTAATGGCTTCCGTCTGGCGGCACTTTCTAATTTTTCGACAGAAAATTTATGCCAATTAGCGAGTGAAGCGGATGACCGCCGGCTGTTTGTTCTTTTCGAACTGCTGATCCGCGGCAAAAGCATTGAGTTTCTGCATGGCATCACCGGCATCACTGCTTACTTCCTATCGACGATGGCCAATATCGTTGCCGAGTGGCAAGAGCTCCAGCAATTGGACTGGAACAATATGACCCGCCCCCGCCTTCTGCAGGCCAAAACACTTGGTTTCGGTGATCAGCAATTGGCGGATTTATGGAATGTTTCTTGCCCCGAAATTTGGGGACAGCGCAGACTTTGGCAAGTGACTCCTGCTTATCGGATGATTGATACATGTGCCGCTGAATTTCGTTCAGATACCAATTATTTTTATTCAACATGGCAAGGTTGTTCTGACGTCACCCGCCCTCATCATAAGAAAAAAGTGGCAGTTGTAGGATCAGGTCCAATTCGAATCGGACAAGGCATTGAGTTTGATTATTGCTGCGTGCACAGTGTCATGGCAGCCCAAAAGCTCGGCTATGAAGCGATCATGATCAATAACAATCCGGAAACGGTTAGCACCGATTATGAAGTGGCAGACGCTTTGTATTTTGAACCGCTGACACCGGAAGACATTCTCAATGTCCTGGACTTTGAAGGCATCAACCAGGTCATTCTTCAGTTCGGCGGGCAAACTTCACTGAATGTTGCAGCCGCTTTGGAGGAAGCCGGCATTACGGTTCTTGGATCGACAGTCGATTTGCTAGATCAAATGGAAGACCGCGACCGTTTTTATGCGTTCCTGAAATCGATTGGCTTGCCGACCATTCCCGGCAAAACCGCTTTTGAAGCTTCTGCTGTCATACCGGCAGCCCGTTCACTCGGCTTTCCGGTGCTCCTGCGTCCGTCTTATGTTATCGGTGGACGCGGCATGATTGTTTTGCATAACAAAACGGAGCTCAGCGAATGGCTGCAACAGACGACCATGGAGTTTCCTATACTGGTCGATCATTTTGTCACCGGTAGGGAAATCGAAGCCGATATCCTGACCGATGGCGAAAATGTCTGGGTCTCCGCCATTTTCGAGCATGTTGAAGGAACCGGCGTTCATTCGGGCGATAGCATCGCGATAACGCCACCTATATCTTTATCGGACACAGCCCTACAAAAACTTTCTGACACCGCGACCCATGTCGCCAGAAATATGGACTATACCGGCTTGTTCAATATTCAATTCGTTTACGAAGGCGAACAATTATTCGTTATGGAAATCAACCCAAGGGCATCACGGACAGCACCAATTAGCTCGAAAGTGACCGATGTGCCACTTGTGCAACATGCCACGGCTTTATTGCTCGGAGTTCCTTTCGAAGAGCTCAATATAGAAGAAAGCTATAATGGGCAGCCGGAGTATACGGTTAAAGCACCGGTCTTCTCTCACATTAAACTGCCTGGCCTGTCTCCCGTTCTGTCTCCTGAAATGATGTCGACGGGTGAAGTCATCGGCTCAAGCCCCGACTTTGATACCGCATTAGCGAAAGCCTTAAGCGGCGCTTCCGTTCAGTTAGCTGACCTTGCTTCGGGTGGTACTGCGTTTGTCGCAGAACAATCGATTGATCAAGTAGATAGCGCTGTGTGGCAAGCACTTGGCTTCAGTATTATCACCGAGAACCTAATGTCTTTTGAAGAGTGGCTGAAAACGGACACTAAAAAAGCCTATATCGACTTTGCCCCTGACCCGGAAAGTACCAATGCCAAGCAAGCGGCGATTCATCGTCTCCATGTTTGGACACGTCCTGAAACAGCAGCTGCTTTTAACGGAACTTATTCATCTATTAGCCCACTATCGAAAGGAGTGCTTGCAAAATGA
- a CDS encoding carbamoyl phosphate synthase small subunit: protein MTGLLTLSNGKAFKGQWHGEVSAIQGEIVFFTGMTGYEEVLTDPSYKGQIIVFSYPLIGQYGIQALYAQSDHIQAAGVIVAGLYDGPLSKDAISFAKFADSHEIPILSGVDTRSVIQNVRESGTMQSQLVHASRQELDWEPVQTYFFPATTEIEEIQTVGSGSPHIGMIDFHYKSSILKELLELDCKVSIIPHATSTETLDSLGLDGLLFSNGPGDPAALQHFFPTYRDWAERYPSFGICLGHQVLASAFGAKTTKLAYGHRGANHPVMNLRTKRVSMSSQNHSYVVESASLQDTPFSVLYENVNDGSIEGLVHKTLPLTTVQFHPEAAPGPADHLELFQQFLALTQQKERVKMHA, encoded by the coding sequence ATGACGGGCTTATTGACATTATCGAACGGAAAAGCGTTTAAAGGGCAATGGCACGGTGAAGTTTCTGCTATTCAAGGAGAAATCGTCTTTTTCACAGGCATGACTGGCTATGAAGAAGTCTTGACAGACCCTTCCTATAAAGGCCAGATCATTGTATTCTCTTACCCGCTTATCGGGCAATACGGAATCCAGGCTCTTTATGCACAATCCGACCACATCCAGGCAGCTGGCGTTATTGTTGCCGGATTGTATGACGGGCCACTCAGCAAGGATGCAATTTCATTTGCAAAATTTGCCGACAGCCATGAGATTCCGATTTTGAGTGGAGTGGATACACGTTCAGTCATACAGAACGTCCGCGAATCAGGAACGATGCAATCGCAGCTAGTACACGCTTCCCGCCAGGAATTGGACTGGGAACCCGTACAAACCTATTTCTTCCCGGCCACCACAGAAATTGAAGAAATTCAAACCGTAGGCTCTGGCTCTCCTCATATTGGCATGATCGATTTCCATTATAAATCTTCCATCTTAAAAGAACTGCTCGAATTGGATTGCAAAGTTAGTATCATCCCTCATGCAACATCGACAGAAACGCTTGATTCACTCGGACTGGACGGCCTGCTTTTTTCAAACGGTCCTGGAGATCCGGCAGCCCTTCAGCATTTTTTTCCTACCTACCGCGACTGGGCTGAACGCTATCCGAGTTTCGGCATCTGCCTCGGCCATCAAGTACTTGCTTCGGCATTTGGGGCCAAAACCACGAAACTGGCATACGGCCATCGCGGCGCCAATCATCCGGTAATGAACCTGCGGACAAAACGGGTCAGCATGAGTTCGCAAAATCACAGCTATGTGGTCGAAAGCGCCAGTTTGCAGGATACGCCGTTTTCCGTACTCTACGAAAACGTCAATGACGGCAGCATTGAGGGGCTCGTTCACAAAACCCTGCCTTTGACCACGGTCCAATTTCATCCGGAAGCGGCACCGGGCCCCGCTGACCACCTTGAACTGTTTCAACAATTTTTAGCGTTAACACAACAGAAAGAGAGAGTGAAAATGCATGCCTAA
- a CDS encoding FtsB family cell division protein — translation MSLKRDNKAEKREVTSIRNDYVRSVEVEGERKKAHRVRLFRRLTVFGLLVLMTTIWVGSTIYAQTQTISEKEQLREETLLKLEEVEKQQSQLGEQILLLNDEEYLAKLARKDYFLSDEGEIIFTTPHDEKKDEENSTKEE, via the coding sequence ATGAGTTTGAAGAGAGACAACAAGGCGGAAAAGCGCGAAGTCACCTCAATTCGCAATGACTATGTCCGTTCAGTTGAAGTGGAAGGGGAGCGTAAAAAAGCTCATCGAGTGCGGTTATTCAGAAGACTGACCGTGTTTGGATTGCTGGTCCTAATGACGACGATTTGGGTGGGTTCGACGATCTATGCCCAAACGCAGACAATTTCCGAAAAAGAACAGCTCCGCGAAGAAACGCTGTTGAAACTTGAAGAAGTTGAAAAGCAGCAAAGTCAGCTGGGAGAGCAGATTCTCCTATTGAATGACGAAGAATATTTAGCTAAATTAGCGCGCAAAGATTACTTCCTCTCAGATGAAGGAGAGATCATTTTCACCACACCTCATGATGAAAAAAAAGATGAAGAAAATTCAACAAAAGAAGAGTAG
- a CDS encoding S1 domain-containing RNA-binding protein: MSIEVGSKLEGKVTGITNFGAFVQLPTGATGLVHISEVADNYVKDINDHLKVGEMVEVKVMNVEADGKIGLSIRKAKPQPPGGTERPQRPRPSNRSFERAPKENFETKMAKFLKDSEENMTTLKRATESKRGGRGAKRG; encoded by the coding sequence ATGTCGATTGAAGTAGGCAGCAAGTTAGAAGGTAAAGTCACAGGTATTACAAACTTTGGAGCATTTGTTCAGCTTCCAACTGGTGCAACAGGCCTCGTGCATATAAGTGAAGTCGCCGACAACTACGTAAAAGATATCAACGATCATCTTAAAGTTGGCGAAATGGTAGAAGTGAAAGTCATGAATGTAGAAGCAGATGGTAAAATCGGTCTGTCCATTCGTAAAGCGAAGCCACAACCACCTGGCGGCACAGAGCGACCACAACGCCCACGCCCAAGCAATCGCTCATTTGAACGCGCTCCAAAAGAGAACTTTGAAACAAAAATGGCGAAGTTCTTGAAAGACAGCGAAGAAAACATGACGACCTTGAAGCGCGCTACTGAATCGAAGCGCGGCGGCAGAGGGGCAAAAAGAGGCTAA